From a region of the Chitinophaga caseinilytica genome:
- the nuoL gene encoding NADH-quinone oxidoreductase subunit L, which produces MIHLVWLVPFLPLLGFLINGLGRRYLSKPLTGIVGSGSVVAAFVISLLIFFEVRTPGFTPQVVTLFDFISVGSLHIPFAFQVDQLSALFLLIITGVGSLIHIYSTSYMHDEPNEGFARYFAYLNLFVFSMLILVLGANYVMMFIGWEGVGLCSYLLIGFWFKNIEYNKAANKAFIMNRIGDFGFLLGIFLLIQQFGSVTFSEVLPQAAGLGENSGVLFAIAMLLFIGAMGKSAQIPLYTWLPDAMAGPTPVSALIHAATMVTAGIYMVARSNVMYSLAPHIQTIVTLVGLVTALLAASIALKQNDIKKVLAYSTVSQLGYMFIALGVGAYTAAVFHVMTHAFFKALLFLGSGSVIHAMGGEQDIRKMGGLKKWMPITNFTFLIGCLAIAGIPGLSGFFSKDEILAHAFGYSPVIYGLALIGALMTAFYMFRLYYITFTGKFRGTHEQEHHLHESPAAITFPLIVLAILSVIGGYVGMPAVFGVPNLLAEYLSPIFAPSAPFLHEHHLSHSLEWGLMGLSTGLVIVMILWARSKFANYSDNGEPTTGFAKVLENKWYVDELYDAIIVKPLMSLSKFFQEVVERSGIDALVNGVGAAVKWGGGRARLLQNGQVGFYIFAMVIGMIVLFVISLFL; this is translated from the coding sequence ATGATACATCTTGTTTGGCTGGTACCGTTTTTACCGTTGTTAGGTTTCCTGATCAATGGATTGGGCAGGAGGTATTTATCCAAGCCGCTCACCGGCATCGTAGGTAGCGGCAGCGTGGTCGCAGCTTTTGTGATCAGCTTGCTTATCTTCTTCGAAGTGCGGACGCCCGGCTTCACGCCCCAGGTAGTTACGCTGTTCGATTTCATCAGCGTAGGCAGCCTCCACATCCCCTTCGCATTCCAGGTAGACCAGCTGAGCGCCTTGTTCCTGCTGATCATCACCGGTGTGGGCTCCCTGATCCACATCTACTCCACCTCTTATATGCATGACGAGCCGAACGAAGGTTTTGCACGCTATTTCGCGTACCTCAACCTCTTCGTGTTCTCCATGCTCATCCTCGTGCTCGGCGCCAACTATGTGATGATGTTCATCGGATGGGAAGGCGTAGGCCTCTGTTCCTACCTGCTCATCGGGTTCTGGTTCAAAAACATCGAGTACAATAAAGCCGCCAACAAGGCTTTCATCATGAACCGCATCGGCGACTTCGGTTTCCTGCTCGGCATCTTCCTGCTCATCCAGCAGTTCGGCTCCGTGACCTTCTCCGAAGTACTGCCCCAGGCCGCCGGCCTTGGTGAAAACAGCGGCGTGCTCTTCGCCATCGCCATGCTGCTCTTCATCGGCGCCATGGGTAAATCTGCACAGATCCCCCTGTACACCTGGCTCCCCGACGCCATGGCCGGCCCCACCCCCGTTTCCGCCCTCATCCACGCGGCCACGATGGTGACCGCCGGTATCTACATGGTGGCCCGCAGCAACGTGATGTATTCCCTCGCCCCGCACATCCAGACGATCGTGACGCTCGTGGGCCTGGTAACCGCATTGCTCGCAGCTTCCATCGCACTGAAGCAGAACGACATCAAGAAAGTACTGGCTTACTCCACCGTGAGCCAACTCGGATACATGTTCATCGCCCTGGGCGTTGGCGCTTACACCGCCGCCGTGTTCCACGTGATGACGCACGCATTCTTCAAAGCCCTGCTGTTCCTCGGTTCGGGTTCCGTGATCCACGCCATGGGCGGGGAGCAAGACATCCGGAAGATGGGCGGCCTGAAGAAATGGATGCCCATCACCAACTTCACCTTCCTCATCGGCTGCCTCGCCATCGCAGGGATCCCGGGGCTGAGCGGTTTCTTCTCCAAAGATGAAATCCTCGCCCACGCATTCGGCTACAGCCCGGTAATTTATGGTCTCGCCCTCATCGGCGCGCTCATGACTGCATTCTACATGTTCCGCCTGTACTACATCACCTTCACCGGCAAATTCCGCGGCACGCACGAGCAGGAACACCACCTGCACGAAAGCCCCGCCGCCATCACCTTCCCCCTGATCGTGCTGGCCATCCTGTCTGTGATCGGTGGTTATGTAGGGATGCCCGCCGTGTTCGGCGTGCCCAACCTGCTGGCAGAATACCTCAGCCCCATCTTCGCGCCTTCCGCGCCTTTCCTGCACGAACATCACCTGAGCCATAGCCTCGAATGGGGACTGATGGGCCTCAGCACCGGACTGGTAATCGTGATGATCCTCTGGGCGCGCAGCAAATTCGCCAACTATTCGGATAACGGTGAGCCCACGACCGGCTTTGCCAAAGTCCTGGAAAATAAATGGTACGTAGACGAACTGTACGACGCCATCATCGTGAAACCATTAATGTCGCTGAGCAAATTCTTCCAGGAAGTGGTGGAGCGCTCCGGCATAGACGCCCTCGTGAACGGTGTGGGCGCCGCGGTGAAATGGGGTGGCGGTCGCGCCAGGCTGTTGCAGAACGGCCAGGTGGGCTTCTACATCTTCGCCATGGTGATTGGTATGATCGTATTGTTTGTGATCAGTTTGTTTTTATAA
- the nuoK gene encoding NADH-quinone oxidoreductase subunit NuoK — MPVQYYIFLSVALFCIGIMGVLMRRNAIIIFMCIELMLNAVNLLLVAFSKMWVDAGRIDAASAQLFVFFVMVVAAAEVSVGLAIIVMMYRNTHSVDINILSRLKN; from the coding sequence ATGCCCGTTCAATATTACATCTTTCTCAGCGTCGCCCTGTTTTGCATCGGCATCATGGGGGTACTGATGCGCCGGAACGCCATCATCATCTTCATGTGCATCGAGCTCATGCTCAACGCCGTGAACCTGTTGCTGGTAGCTTTCTCCAAAATGTGGGTAGACGCCGGGCGGATAGACGCCGCCTCAGCGCAGCTCTTCGTTTTCTTCGTGATGGTCGTTGCCGCAGCGGAAGTTTCCGTGGGCCTCGCCATTATCGTGATGATGTACCGGAACACCCATTCCGTAGACATCAACATTCTCAGCAGACTGAAAAACTAG
- a CDS encoding NADH-quinone oxidoreductase subunit J, with protein sequence MIIFTVLSAIAIASALGVILSKNPVNSVLCMITCFVAIAGHYIMLNAQFLFVVHLIVYTGAIMVLFLFVLMMMNLNADIEPQKRNWLKYAGAISGGALLLVLVAALRDASLPAIQPGGNTEIGLVQNLGKTLFTSYVVPFELSSVLFLSAMVGAVVIGKK encoded by the coding sequence ATGATAATCTTTACAGTGCTGTCTGCGATCGCCATCGCATCCGCACTGGGCGTGATCCTGAGCAAGAACCCCGTGAACAGCGTGCTTTGCATGATCACCTGCTTCGTCGCCATCGCGGGCCATTACATCATGCTGAACGCACAGTTCCTGTTCGTTGTTCACCTCATCGTGTACACCGGCGCCATCATGGTACTGTTCCTCTTCGTATTGATGATGATGAACCTCAACGCCGACATCGAGCCGCAGAAACGCAACTGGCTGAAATACGCCGGCGCCATTTCCGGCGGTGCGCTGCTGCTGGTGCTCGTAGCCGCCCTGCGCGACGCGAGCCTCCCCGCCATCCAGCCCGGCGGCAACACGGAGATCGGCCTGGTTCAAAACCTCGGTAAAACATTGTTCACCTCTTACGTGGTGCCCTTCGAACTGAGCAGCGTGCTGTTCCTCAGCGCGATGGTCGGCGCCGTAGTGATCGGTAAGAAATAA
- the nuoI gene encoding NADH-quinone oxidoreductase subunit NuoI, protein MQSLTNRATPVDRRPMTFAEKLYLPAIAKGMGITLKHLFKKKATVNYPEETRPFSPVFRGLHILNRDEMGRERCTACGLCAVACPAEAITMEAAERLPGEEHLYREEKYAARYEINMLRCIFCGFCEEACPKQAVYMSETFAPANYQRKGFIYGKEDMLIPHPQKQIKENNQ, encoded by the coding sequence ATGCAATCTTTAACCAACAGGGCAACGCCGGTAGACAGGAGGCCCATGACCTTTGCGGAGAAACTTTATCTGCCTGCGATAGCGAAAGGTATGGGCATTACCCTGAAGCACCTTTTCAAGAAGAAAGCGACGGTGAACTATCCCGAAGAGACGCGCCCGTTCAGCCCCGTGTTCCGCGGGCTGCACATCCTGAACCGCGACGAAATGGGACGCGAGCGCTGTACGGCCTGCGGGTTGTGCGCAGTGGCTTGTCCTGCCGAAGCGATCACCATGGAAGCGGCCGAGCGCCTGCCGGGCGAGGAGCATCTGTACCGTGAGGAGAAATACGCCGCGCGTTACGAGATCAACATGCTGCGCTGCATCTTCTGCGGTTTCTGTGAAGAAGCCTGCCCGAAACAGGCGGTTTACATGTCTGAAACCTTCGCGCCGGCGAACTACCAGCGTAAAGGGTTCATTTACGGGAAGGAAGACATGCTGATCCCCCATCCTCAAAAACAAATCAAAGAAAACAACCAATAA
- the nuoH gene encoding NADH-quinone oxidoreductase subunit NuoH produces MEFTIDWYFIIEKLLLISAVLGISLVVAMYSTWGERKVAAWIQDRRGPNRAGPFGLLQPLADGGKLFFKEEIIPSSANRFLFIMGPSLAMFTACLTSAVIPWGDTLTIAGREVSLQIADVNIGVLWIMMVVGMGVYGIMIGGWASNNKFSLLAACRGASQVISYELPMGLALIALFMLSGSLSLKDIVEQQREGIWFVFLQPIGFLIFLICSFAETNRTPFDLPEAENELNGGYHLEYSSMKLGFYLFAEYINMFISSVLMATLYWGGYAFPFMDKLGIDGNLLTVLGIAALFLKTLFFIFFFMWVRWTIPRFRYDQLMKLGWKVLIPLALLNMLITGAVILFRENGFNF; encoded by the coding sequence ATGGAATTCACAATTGACTGGTATTTCATTATAGAAAAGTTGCTGCTGATTTCGGCAGTGCTGGGTATTTCATTGGTGGTGGCGATGTACAGCACCTGGGGCGAGCGCAAGGTGGCCGCCTGGATCCAGGACCGCCGCGGGCCCAACCGCGCAGGCCCGTTCGGGTTGCTGCAGCCTTTGGCAGACGGTGGCAAGCTTTTCTTCAAGGAAGAGATCATCCCCTCGAGCGCCAACCGCTTTTTGTTCATCATGGGCCCTTCGCTTGCCATGTTCACCGCCTGCCTCACCAGCGCCGTGATCCCCTGGGGAGACACCCTCACCATCGCCGGCCGTGAAGTGAGCCTGCAGATCGCCGACGTCAACATCGGCGTACTGTGGATCATGATGGTCGTAGGCATGGGCGTGTACGGCATCATGATCGGTGGATGGGCATCCAACAACAAATTCTCCCTGCTGGCCGCCTGCCGCGGCGCATCGCAGGTAATTTCATACGAACTGCCCATGGGCCTGGCCCTCATCGCCCTGTTCATGCTCAGCGGTTCCCTCAGCCTGAAAGACATCGTGGAGCAACAGCGCGAAGGCATCTGGTTCGTGTTCCTCCAGCCCATCGGCTTCCTCATCTTCCTCATCTGCTCTTTCGCGGAAACCAACCGTACGCCGTTCGACCTTCCCGAAGCGGAAAACGAACTGAACGGCGGTTACCACCTCGAATATTCATCCATGAAACTGGGCTTCTACCTCTTCGCCGAATACATCAACATGTTCATCAGCTCCGTGCTGATGGCCACGCTGTATTGGGGCGGATACGCCTTCCCTTTCATGGACAAACTGGGGATAGACGGTAATCTGCTGACGGTCCTCGGAATTGCGGCGCTGTTCCTCAAGACGTTATTCTTCATCTTCTTCTTTATGTGGGTGCGGTGGACGATCCCGCGGTTCCGATACGATCAGCTCATGAAGCTCGGATGGAAAGTATTGATCCCGCTGGCATTGCTGAATATGCTCATTACCGGCGCCGTGATCCTTTTCCGTGAGAATGGTTTTAATTTTTAA